A single window of Oncorhynchus keta strain PuntledgeMale-10-30-2019 chromosome 34, Oket_V2, whole genome shotgun sequence DNA harbors:
- the LOC127914844 gene encoding probable serpin E3, translating into MQVQDFLLRSQRDVGNSSQGVWLQQACALFIQTGVQLLPVFTQHAAALSNSSLVRANFSQHNQTRSQLQQWGRNHGTGEPLQSGGSGELFGSGEAQGETSLWAKRLQMALVNTVNFRGVWQKQFLFTDTQNLPFTLSDGSTIKVPMMHQATEVNFGQFRTLSDQRYTVLELPYLGRSLSLLVALPSDRKTPLSSLESQITPRAVATWDTGLRRTKMDVFLPRFKMQSRFNLRLVLPSMGVRDAFNPMAADFTGISAEEGLYVSDAFHEARIEVTEDGTKAAAATAMVLLKRSRAPVFKADRPFFFLLRQVSTGSVLFMGRVMNPAEQAP; encoded by the exons ATGCAGGTGCAGGACTTCCTGTTGCGGTCGCAGAGGGACGTGGGTAACTCCAGTCAAGGGGTGTGGCTCCAGCAGGCCTGCGCCCTATTCATCCAGACCGGCGTCCAGCTCCTTCCTGTTTTTACCCAGCATGCAGCAGCCCTGAGCAACAGCAGTCTGGTCCGAGCCAACTTCAGTCAGCACAACCAAACCCGCAGCCAGCTGCAACAGTGGGGACGTAACCACGGCACCGGTGAGCCGCTCCAGTCCGGTGGCAGCGGGGAGCTGTTTGGGTCTGGCGAGGCCCAGGGAGAGACCTCGTTGTGGGCCAAGCGGCTGCAGATGGCCCTGGTCAACACTGTAAACTTCCGGGGAGTGTGGCAGAAGCAGTTCCTCTTCACTGATACCCAGAACCTTCCCTTCACCCTGTCGGACGGCAGCACCATCAAGGTGCCCATGATGCACCAGGCCACAGAGGTCAACTTTG GGCAGTTCCGCACCTTGTCAGACCAGCGTTACACAGTCCTGGAACTGCCGTACCTGGGCCGCTCCCTCAGTCTGCTGGTGGCCCTGCCCAGTGACAGGAAGACACCTCTGTCCTCGCTGGAATCCCAGATAACACCCCGCGCTGTAGCCACTTGGGACACTGGCCTCCGCAGAACAAAGATGGATGTCTTCCTCCCCAG GTTTAAAATGCAGAGTAGGTTCAACCTGAGGTTGGTTCTGCCGTCAATGGGGGTCAGAGACGCCTTCAACCCAATGGCAGCAGACTTCACCGGCATCTCAG CAGAGGAAGGCCTGTATGTGTCAGATGCCTTTCATGAGGCCAGGATAGAGGTAACAGAGGACGGGACCAAGGCAGCGGCAGCAACCGCTATGGTGCTACTCAAACGATCCCGAGCTCCCGTCTTCAAAGCAGACAGACCTTTCTTCTTCCTCCTGCGACAAGTCAGCACAG gatCTGTTCTATTTATGGGGCGTGTGATGAATCCAGCTGAACAGGCACCCTAG